Proteins from a genomic interval of bacterium:
- a CDS encoding D-aminoacylase, translating into MFDLLFRNATLVDGTGSPPKRADVGVNGDRIEAVGSISTDAEALRMLDVTGKVLCPGFIDIHTHSDLSLLADGTGESKLRQGVTTEVVGNCSFSAFPIEPSRLHLHSDHLARVTSPVTPDWVDLDGYAAALEEAGLAINVAPLAGHGTLRVAAIGIDSRPPTGDELARMVSDLECALDQGAFGMSTGLTHVPSSYAAFDEIAELARVLARREALYATHSRPHEDRERGAVGEAVDIGRLTGVTVEFSHLAINDPELWNTGERVLELFSEARESGVDIFFDVYPYDASSSSLTQYLPPWVQEGGTEAMRSRLADPATRTRALHDMTRGWFGGIPWLFDRFVISECPDGFGVSRSLEELSAEAGADPYEMTLELCERYGNLAQVVLFYRTEQDVQTFLADPLAVVGSDGNAVPLHQPSARPHPRFFGTFPRVLGRYVRERQILTLEDAVRKMSGEPARRLGLEGRGTVREGKIADLVVFDPETVRDTTGFGQVPAAPVGIETVVVAGRVLLEDGAVSTERPGRVLRRN; encoded by the coding sequence ATGTTCGATCTGCTCTTCCGTAACGCGACCCTCGTCGACGGAACCGGATCGCCTCCGAAGCGCGCCGACGTCGGCGTGAACGGCGACCGGATCGAGGCGGTGGGGTCGATCTCCACGGACGCGGAGGCCCTGAGGATGCTCGATGTCACCGGGAAGGTCCTGTGCCCGGGCTTCATCGACATCCACACCCACTCGGACCTGAGCCTGCTGGCCGACGGGACCGGGGAGAGCAAGCTCCGCCAGGGAGTGACCACGGAGGTGGTCGGCAACTGCTCCTTCTCGGCGTTCCCGATAGAGCCCTCCCGGCTTCACCTGCACTCCGATCATCTGGCCCGGGTGACCAGCCCCGTCACGCCGGACTGGGTAGATCTCGACGGGTACGCCGCGGCCCTTGAAGAGGCGGGACTGGCGATCAACGTCGCTCCGCTGGCCGGCCACGGGACGCTGCGGGTGGCGGCGATCGGCATAGACAGCAGGCCCCCCACCGGCGACGAGTTGGCCCGGATGGTCAGTGACCTCGAGTGCGCGCTCGACCAGGGGGCCTTCGGGATGAGTACGGGGCTGACGCATGTGCCCAGTTCCTACGCCGCTTTCGACGAGATAGCGGAGCTGGCCCGGGTCCTGGCGCGCCGGGAGGCCCTGTACGCCACCCATTCGAGACCGCATGAGGACCGGGAACGGGGCGCCGTCGGCGAGGCCGTCGACATAGGACGGCTAACGGGAGTGACGGTGGAGTTCAGCCACCTGGCCATCAACGACCCGGAACTCTGGAACACGGGTGAGCGCGTGCTGGAGCTCTTCTCGGAGGCGAGGGAGTCCGGCGTGGACATCTTCTTCGATGTCTACCCCTACGACGCATCATCGTCCTCCCTGACCCAGTACCTGCCGCCCTGGGTTCAGGAGGGAGGAACGGAGGCCATGCGGTCCCGCCTGGCGGATCCGGCCACCAGAACGCGGGCGCTCCACGACATGACTCGGGGCTGGTTCGGAGGCATACCCTGGCTGTTCGACCGGTTCGTGATCAGCGAGTGCCCGGACGGCTTCGGAGTCTCCCGGTCTCTGGAGGAGCTGTCAGCCGAGGCCGGCGCCGACCCGTACGAGATGACGCTGGAACTGTGCGAACGCTACGGCAACCTGGCACAGGTGGTCCTGTTCTACCGGACCGAACAGGACGTCCAGACCTTCCTGGCCGATCCGCTGGCCGTGGTGGGTTCCGACGGGAACGCCGTGCCGCTCCACCAGCCGAGCGCCCGGCCCCACCCGCGCTTCTTCGGCACGTTCCCGCGGGTTCTCGGAAGGTACGTGCGGGAAAGGCAGATCCTGACCCTGGAGGACGCTGTACGCAAGATGTCGGGTGAACCCGCCCGGCGGCTGGGGCTCGAGGGACGGGGAACGGTCAGGGAGGGGAAGATCGCGGATCTGGTCGTCTTCGATCCCGAGACCGTGAGGGACACCACCGGTTTCGGCCAGGTTCCCGCCGCGCCGGTCGGAATCGAAACGGTGGTGGTGGCGGGGAGGGTCCTGCTGGAGGATGGCGCCGTCTCCACCGAACGGCCGGGACGGGTGCTGCGCAGGAACTGA
- a CDS encoding M81 family metallopeptidase has protein sequence MRIAVLGLSHESNTYSPVPASLDRWLAAGPVEGAGLFDRYASSEASLAGYLELASEPGIDLVPLVFYDLTPMGAITAEAFETMAGRLVAELERHGPWDAILLALHGAAVSEGYRDADGEILRRVRSLVGPDVPIGLVLDMHANISPAIVEHATLVTTYMTNPHLDARRRARLAADLTLKTARGEIQPVMALEMPPLAVNILRQGTDDSPMRELVALAHEQAQHPGVLAMNVAEGFPYADVEEMGMAFLCVTDGDPNLASEAARIVAGEAWRMRRQLDGKAVAIEDALLRAANDGRRPIVLLDVGDNVGGGSPGDSTHVLAAARRLGIGGLFQSLCDPEAVRACQEAGVGGSVSISVGGKTDGLHGEPVPITGTVRLLDGGKFEDPGATHGGFRFYDAGDRAVVHTTEGHLLMLISLPMGNTSLQQLISAGIDPLEQQVIVAKGVHSPRAAFEPIAADMIWMATPGCTTADLGRLDYRHRRRPMFPYEPEASYPGR, from the coding sequence TTGCGGATCGCAGTACTTGGCCTCAGCCACGAGTCCAACACCTACTCTCCCGTACCGGCGAGCCTCGATCGGTGGCTTGCGGCCGGTCCCGTGGAAGGCGCCGGCCTGTTCGACCGCTACGCCTCCTCGGAGGCGAGCCTGGCCGGATACCTGGAGCTGGCCTCGGAGCCCGGAATCGACCTGGTACCGCTGGTCTTCTACGACCTCACGCCCATGGGCGCCATCACGGCCGAGGCCTTCGAGACCATGGCCGGACGGCTCGTCGCCGAACTCGAGCGGCACGGACCCTGGGACGCCATACTGCTCGCCCTGCACGGTGCGGCCGTCTCGGAGGGTTACCGCGACGCAGACGGGGAGATCCTGAGGCGGGTGCGCTCCCTCGTCGGTCCCGACGTTCCCATCGGCCTGGTGCTGGACATGCATGCCAACATCTCCCCGGCCATCGTCGAGCACGCCACGCTGGTCACCACGTACATGACCAATCCCCACCTGGATGCCCGGCGGCGTGCCCGGCTCGCGGCCGACCTCACCCTGAAGACCGCCCGGGGGGAGATCCAGCCCGTCATGGCCCTGGAGATGCCTCCCCTCGCCGTCAACATCCTGCGGCAGGGCACCGACGACTCCCCGATGCGGGAGCTCGTCGCGCTGGCCCATGAACAGGCGCAACACCCGGGGGTCCTGGCCATGAACGTTGCCGAAGGATTCCCCTACGCCGACGTGGAGGAAATGGGAATGGCCTTCCTCTGCGTCACCGACGGGGATCCGAACCTCGCCTCGGAGGCGGCGCGGATCGTGGCGGGCGAGGCTTGGCGAATGCGGAGACAACTCGATGGGAAAGCGGTCGCGATCGAGGACGCCCTGCTCCGGGCTGCGAACGATGGGCGGCGGCCGATCGTGCTGCTCGACGTGGGCGACAACGTCGGAGGGGGAAGCCCTGGGGACTCCACCCATGTGCTCGCGGCCGCCCGGCGGCTCGGTATCGGTGGGCTGTTCCAGTCCCTGTGCGACCCGGAGGCGGTTCGGGCCTGCCAGGAGGCGGGCGTCGGTGGATCGGTCAGCATCTCGGTCGGGGGCAAGACCGACGGCCTGCACGGCGAGCCGGTACCGATCACGGGCACGGTCCGCCTGCTCGACGGCGGGAAGTTCGAGGATCCGGGAGCCACACATGGCGGCTTCCGTTTCTACGACGCGGGTGATCGAGCCGTTGTCCATACCACCGAGGGCCACCTGCTCATGCTCATCAGCCTGCCGATGGGCAACACCAGCCTCCAGCAGCTGATCAGTGCGGGTATAGATCCCCTGGAACAGCAGGTGATCGTCGCCAAGGGAGTTCACTCGCCTCGAGCCGCCTTCGAACCGATCGCGGCGGACATGATCTGGATGGCCACCCCGGGATGCACCACCGCAGACCTGGGCCGGCTCGACTACCGGCACCGTCGGAGACCGATGTTCCCGTACGAACCCGAAGCGAGTTACCCCGGGCGTTGA
- a CDS encoding amino acid deaminase, with translation MHELIEPAGASNPDAARPKGFPLRAGGRAGWSIFDSDVAYPIAVLLRSALDHNRGTMRSFCLRNGVDLAPHGKTTMSAELFRMQIDDGVWAITAATTWQAMVMRECGVPRVLIANEVVSPGEIEWLAAARDGGFDVMCYVDSLDGVAVFDEVLGRLQPDRRFPVLVEMGVPGGRAGVRTMDEGLAVASAAASSAHLALTGVAGFEGILGAQGDRSALQVVDAFLDQMVDLACEVARRGWFEPCPDLILTAGGSSYFDRVVARLSRAELGQPNRVVIRSGCYLTHDDGSVHRTSPMGETGRTGYPEHLIPAIEVWGTVLSRPEPARAIVGVGRRDISFDGMLPVAKKVRTKDEAMVEAAPPMRTVALNDQHAFIDLEDETPLAVGDLVGFGISHPCTTFDKWRAIPIVGRDYRVVSVARTLF, from the coding sequence GTGCATGAACTGATCGAGCCTGCCGGCGCGAGCAATCCGGACGCCGCCCGGCCGAAGGGGTTTCCGCTCCGTGCCGGGGGCAGGGCCGGATGGTCGATCTTCGACAGCGATGTCGCCTATCCGATAGCGGTGCTCCTGCGCTCGGCCCTAGACCACAACCGCGGGACCATGCGCTCGTTCTGCCTGCGGAACGGGGTGGACCTGGCTCCGCACGGCAAGACCACGATGTCTGCCGAGCTGTTCCGGATGCAGATCGACGACGGGGTCTGGGCGATCACCGCCGCCACCACCTGGCAGGCCATGGTCATGCGCGAGTGCGGCGTTCCCCGGGTGCTGATAGCCAATGAGGTGGTGTCCCCCGGCGAGATCGAGTGGCTGGCCGCAGCCCGGGACGGCGGCTTCGACGTTATGTGCTATGTCGACTCGCTCGACGGGGTGGCCGTCTTCGACGAGGTCCTGGGGCGGTTGCAACCCGACCGGCGGTTCCCGGTCCTGGTGGAGATGGGAGTCCCCGGAGGGCGGGCGGGCGTGAGGACCATGGATGAGGGCTTGGCCGTGGCGTCCGCCGCGGCCTCCTCCGCGCATCTTGCCCTTACGGGAGTCGCCGGATTCGAAGGCATCCTGGGAGCCCAGGGTGACCGCAGCGCCCTCCAGGTGGTCGACGCGTTCCTCGATCAGATGGTGGATCTGGCCTGCGAGGTAGCCCGGCGCGGGTGGTTCGAGCCCTGTCCCGACCTGATCCTCACCGCCGGCGGCAGCTCCTACTTCGACCGGGTGGTAGCACGGTTGTCCCGGGCCGAACTGGGGCAACCCAACCGGGTGGTGATCCGCAGCGGCTGCTACCTGACCCACGACGACGGCTCGGTGCATCGCACGTCCCCCATGGGAGAGACAGGCAGGACCGGCTATCCCGAGCACCTGATCCCCGCCATCGAGGTGTGGGGGACGGTCCTGTCCCGGCCGGAACCGGCCCGGGCGATCGTGGGAGTGGGCCGCCGCGACATCTCCTTCGACGGGATGCTGCCGGTCGCCAAGAAGGTGCGTACGAAGGACGAGGCGATGGTCGAGGCCGCGCCACCGATGCGGACGGTGGCCCTCAACGACCAGCACGCCTTCATCGACCTGGAGGATGAGACACCGCTTGCCGTGGGCGATCTCGTGGGTTTCGGCATCTCGCATCCGTGCACCACCTTCGACAAGTGGAGGGCGATCCCGATCGTGGGGCGTGACTACCGGGTTGTCTCGGTGGCGCGGACCCTGTTCTGA
- a CDS encoding ATP-binding cassette domain-containing protein codes for MPLVEARGLHFRYPSVRGRGALPWTLEDLDLSIEAGSAVGVVGESGSGKSTLVRVLCGLLIHQEGDVIFDGRELGDWLANDPRELRRRNQIVFQSPRRSLDPRMSIRRSLSQPVRAIERRVPTDTEMIGWLERVGLTDEVLPRFPHQLSGGQLQRVGVARALSVEPDVLYADEPTSALDVSVQAQVLNLLMDLREQLGLALVMVSHDLAVISRVSEQVIVMKDGIIVEAGPMTDVLSRPSDPYTAALVHSARAVSLRA; via the coding sequence ATGCCGCTAGTTGAGGCCCGAGGGCTGCACTTCCGCTACCCGAGCGTGCGGGGACGCGGCGCCCTGCCGTGGACGCTCGAGGATCTCGACCTGTCCATCGAAGCGGGATCGGCCGTGGGCGTGGTCGGTGAGTCGGGGTCGGGAAAATCGACCCTGGTCCGGGTTCTGTGTGGTCTCCTCATCCACCAGGAGGGCGATGTCATCTTCGACGGGCGGGAGCTGGGGGACTGGCTCGCGAACGACCCGCGGGAGCTTCGTAGGCGGAACCAGATCGTGTTCCAAAGTCCCCGGCGATCCCTCGATCCACGCATGAGCATCCGCCGGTCGTTGAGCCAGCCGGTCCGGGCGATCGAGCGCCGCGTGCCCACCGACACCGAGATGATCGGCTGGCTCGAGCGGGTGGGACTCACCGACGAGGTTCTCCCCAGATTCCCGCACCAGCTGTCCGGCGGGCAGCTGCAACGGGTGGGGGTGGCCCGTGCCCTTTCGGTCGAGCCCGACGTCCTCTATGCCGACGAGCCGACCAGCGCCCTCGACGTCTCGGTGCAGGCACAGGTGCTCAACCTGCTCATGGACCTGCGGGAGCAACTCGGCCTGGCCCTGGTGATGGTCTCGCACGACCTGGCGGTCATCAGCAGGGTCTCCGAGCAGGTGATCGTCATGAAGGACGGCATAATCGTGGAGGCCGGGCCCATGACCGACGTGCTCAGCCGCCCCTCCGACCCCTACACCGCCGCGCTCGTCCATTCGGCGCGGGCCGTCAGCCTCCGTGCATGA
- a CDS encoding ABC transporter ATP-binding protein produces the protein MLEIRDLDVAIGRHTIVSVERLDIPAGTRLGIVGESGSGKTMTAMSIVGLQPSTAVVSGSVRFNDRELVGLSDRRLAEVRGRDIGVIFQDPAKALNPMMRVGRQVAEAIRLHMDLPRDRLRARVLQLLTQVHLPDARTLMRRYPHQLSGGQQQRVLIAIAIACDPKLLIADEPTTALDVTVQSGILSLLRELSVERKMGLLFVSHDLGVIQTISEVIGVVYGGQLVELGPARTVIRQARHRYTQALVSANPGIADDEHLGEIVGRQLDVIPGSVPALDRFPSGCRFRGRCSAEIASCAQPPEISVAGDGHIFKCWNPIEVVAGSEGDLDAAS, from the coding sequence ATGCTCGAGATCCGAGACCTCGACGTGGCCATCGGTCGCCACACCATCGTCTCCGTCGAGCGGCTCGATATCCCGGCCGGTACTCGCCTGGGGATCGTGGGCGAGTCCGGGTCGGGGAAGACGATGACGGCCATGAGCATCGTCGGCCTGCAGCCCAGCACCGCCGTCGTGTCGGGATCGGTCCGTTTCAATGACCGGGAACTGGTCGGCTTGAGCGATCGCCGGCTCGCCGAGGTGCGCGGCCGCGACATCGGGGTGATCTTCCAGGATCCCGCCAAGGCGCTCAATCCGATGATGCGGGTCGGTCGCCAGGTGGCCGAGGCGATCCGTCTGCATATGGATCTTCCCCGCGACCGGTTGCGCGCACGCGTTCTCCAACTGCTCACCCAGGTCCATCTACCCGATGCAAGAACCCTGATGCGCCGGTACCCGCACCAGCTGTCGGGAGGTCAGCAACAACGCGTCCTGATAGCGATAGCGATCGCCTGTGACCCGAAGCTGCTTATCGCCGACGAGCCGACCACGGCGCTGGACGTCACGGTCCAGAGCGGCATTCTCTCGCTGCTGCGTGAGCTGAGCGTCGAGCGCAAGATGGGCCTGCTCTTCGTCAGCCACGACCTCGGTGTCATCCAGACGATCAGTGAGGTGATAGGCGTCGTCTACGGTGGCCAGCTGGTCGAACTCGGTCCGGCTCGGACGGTGATCAGGCAGGCGCGGCACCGCTACACCCAGGCGCTGGTGTCCGCCAACCCCGGTATCGCCGATGACGAGCATCTCGGCGAGATCGTGGGCCGGCAGCTCGACGTCATCCCCGGCTCGGTGCCGGCCCTGGACAGGTTCCCGTCCGGCTGCCGGTTCCGGGGTCGGTGCAGCGCGGAGATCGCTTCGTGCGCGCAACCCCCCGAGATATCGGTGGCGGGCGACGGTCACATCTTCAAGTGTTGGAACCCGATCGAGGTCGTGGCCGGCTCGGAGGGAGACCTCGATGCCGCTAGTTGA
- a CDS encoding ABC transporter permease, whose amino-acid sequence MPLIIGGTLVGSFLFIALLSYVWTPHDPLKLVVADRLLPPGSERYVFGTDKFGRDVLSQLMAGARNSLYVSLLSTFVAIVVGALLGLLTAGAGPFWRNVLSRLIDVGVALPGILIALVLATSTGPGNQAAIVAITFWFIPIAARVTIGPARQILALDYVEAAYAYGRTKWYVLLHHVTPNIAPLLIVLGSVMFAAAILIEAALAFLGIGAQPPTASWGRLLQESQPLLEAAPTLMFFPGVAIVLTVLGFNLLGDGLRTILDPQQASRSGLI is encoded by the coding sequence TTGCCGCTGATCATCGGCGGAACCCTCGTCGGCTCCTTCCTGTTCATCGCCCTCCTCTCGTACGTGTGGACGCCGCATGACCCCCTGAAACTGGTCGTCGCGGACCGCCTGCTGCCGCCGGGGAGCGAGAGATACGTGTTCGGTACCGACAAGTTCGGCCGCGACGTCCTCAGCCAACTCATGGCGGGCGCTCGCAACTCCCTGTACGTCAGCCTGCTGTCCACATTCGTGGCGATCGTGGTGGGCGCCCTGCTCGGGCTCCTGACCGCCGGTGCCGGTCCCTTCTGGCGGAACGTGCTGTCCCGGCTGATCGACGTCGGCGTAGCGCTGCCCGGAATCCTGATAGCCCTGGTGCTGGCGACATCGACCGGGCCCGGCAACCAGGCGGCGATCGTGGCGATCACCTTCTGGTTCATCCCGATCGCGGCCAGGGTGACGATCGGCCCCGCCCGCCAGATCCTGGCGCTCGACTACGTGGAGGCGGCCTACGCCTACGGCCGCACCAAGTGGTACGTGCTCTTGCACCATGTGACGCCCAACATTGCCCCCCTCCTGATCGTGCTGGGCTCGGTCATGTTCGCCGCAGCAATCCTGATCGAGGCGGCCCTGGCCTTCCTCGGCATAGGCGCTCAGCCGCCCACCGCCTCCTGGGGAAGACTGCTACAGGAGTCCCAGCCCCTGCTCGAGGCAGCCCCGACGCTGATGTTCTTCCCCGGCGTGGCAATCGTCCTCACCGTGCTCGGGTTCAACCTCCTCGGGGACGGGCTGCGCACCATCCTCGATCCGCAGCAGGCTTCGCGCTCGGGGCTCATCTGA
- a CDS encoding ABC transporter permease produces MARVITRSVLSLVLAAFVGSMIVFGLLRSIGGNVAHVILGQYATPGALEALQEELGLNAPWYVQYFSWLGGVFTGDLGTSYSARFDIFDEILRRLGPTTLLAFGSLLISIPAALALGTYSAIQVKKLRGGVIDVASQIGIAIPAFWAGLIMVLVFGIRLGWFPTGGYISPFEDLVEAVKGLVLPTLALSLGITSVLTRYVRSAMLDVMGEDFIRTAMAKGRTRRGAARVHGVRNASVSLVTVGTLQLGALMAGTVVIENVFVIPGIGRLLVTSVLGREVIVVQSLILVILLMILVMNFLMDIAYVLIDPRIRDSQGGKAIA; encoded by the coding sequence GTGGCGCGCGTGATCACCCGGTCCGTCCTATCACTGGTCCTGGCCGCCTTCGTGGGATCGATGATCGTCTTCGGCCTGCTGCGCTCCATCGGCGGCAATGTCGCGCACGTCATCCTGGGCCAGTACGCTACCCCCGGCGCCTTGGAGGCCCTTCAGGAGGAGTTGGGCCTCAATGCCCCATGGTACGTCCAGTACTTCAGCTGGCTGGGCGGAGTGTTCACGGGAGATCTCGGCACTTCCTACTCGGCGCGTTTCGACATCTTCGACGAGATCCTGCGGCGGCTCGGCCCGACCACGTTGCTGGCCTTCGGCTCACTGCTCATCTCGATCCCGGCTGCCCTGGCGCTCGGGACGTACTCGGCCATCCAGGTCAAGAAGCTCCGCGGCGGGGTCATAGACGTCGCCAGCCAGATCGGCATCGCCATACCGGCGTTCTGGGCGGGACTCATCATGGTCCTGGTCTTCGGCATCCGGCTCGGGTGGTTCCCCACCGGCGGCTACATTTCCCCGTTCGAAGACCTGGTCGAGGCGGTGAAAGGGCTCGTGCTGCCGACGCTGGCCCTCTCCCTGGGGATCACGTCGGTGCTGACCCGCTATGTCCGCTCAGCCATGCTCGACGTGATGGGTGAGGACTTCATCCGCACCGCCATGGCCAAGGGGCGTACCCGGCGCGGCGCGGCCCGCGTCCACGGGGTGCGGAACGCCTCGGTTTCGCTGGTGACCGTCGGCACCCTGCAGCTCGGCGCCCTCATGGCCGGCACGGTGGTGATCGAGAACGTGTTCGTGATCCCCGGCATCGGGCGCCTTCTGGTCACCTCGGTACTCGGCCGCGAGGTGATAGTCGTGCAGTCGCTGATCCTGGTCATCCTGTTGATGATTCTCGTGATGAACTTCCTCATGGACATCGCCTACGTACTCATCGATCCCAGGATTCGCGATAGCCAGGGAGGCAAGGCAATTGCTTGA
- a CDS encoding ABC transporter substrate-binding protein produces the protein MVALALVAFACGTDEADETTTTAAAAPATQATTTTAAEAAPETPETTSAPDTTAAMEEVEDPRGTTVTWSYTQEPPNWDYRETGLTAVTAPLLLNVWETLVLMEADGSLSPLLAESWNVSGDGLTVTFNLREGVVFHDGSDFTSADVVYSMNANSQASVDRTASPYGAVSSAEAVDDYTVEVTLAAPSLTFVNTMADRAGIMVPENFFEDHDAATTVLGTGPYVFAEYRIDQDLTMTRFEDYWGEKPYFETAIQRFIPDETAAINALLGGELDMVASVIAEGMDRVFAVSGENDGIELVLIPGTEVSYWLLDTNVPEFQDIRIRQAIQHGHNRQAHIDAATAGTATPSCSMAVPSGIAWDSDYCPYPYDPERAVALLAEAGYGPGELVLDFPFANVAWHTVMAQVFQAEMAEIGVTIELRSLDLATWLDQVNTQGQYQVFQITSGAPLTNYRCDRNRQPFGRGNQAFCDEEMDAMIDAIEVIADYDEYVAAQRALHDYVADEGWIFATKKPNVPVLYRSDLAGIKQHRLPDIHIYAGDLHWADS, from the coding sequence TTGGTAGCGCTCGCTCTGGTTGCCTTTGCCTGTGGTACCGACGAAGCGGACGAGACGACCACCACGGCTGCGGCCGCCCCAGCCACCCAGGCGACCACGACCACCGCGGCGGAGGCGGCTCCGGAGACTCCGGAGACCACGAGTGCTCCTGACACGACGGCGGCGATGGAGGAGGTCGAGGACCCGCGCGGAACGACCGTAACCTGGTCGTACACGCAGGAGCCACCGAACTGGGACTACCGGGAGACCGGACTGACGGCGGTCACCGCACCGTTGCTGTTGAACGTCTGGGAGACGCTCGTCCTTATGGAGGCGGACGGCTCGCTTTCCCCGCTGCTGGCCGAATCTTGGAACGTCAGCGGCGACGGCCTCACGGTGACCTTCAACCTGCGCGAGGGGGTTGTCTTCCACGACGGATCCGACTTCACCTCCGCGGACGTGGTGTACTCGATGAACGCCAACTCTCAAGCCAGCGTCGACAGGACGGCCAGCCCCTACGGAGCCGTTTCCTCTGCCGAGGCGGTCGACGACTACACGGTCGAGGTCACTCTCGCAGCACCGAGCCTCACATTCGTCAACACCATGGCGGATCGGGCCGGGATCATGGTTCCGGAGAACTTCTTCGAGGACCACGACGCCGCGACAACGGTCCTCGGCACCGGACCTTACGTGTTCGCCGAGTACCGGATCGACCAGGACCTGACCATGACCCGGTTCGAGGACTACTGGGGTGAGAAGCCCTACTTCGAGACCGCGATCCAGCGCTTCATCCCCGATGAGACCGCCGCGATCAACGCCCTTCTGGGCGGTGAGCTCGACATGGTCGCGTCGGTGATCGCCGAGGGCATGGACCGGGTCTTCGCCGTCTCCGGCGAGAACGACGGCATCGAACTGGTTCTCATTCCGGGGACCGAGGTCTCCTACTGGTTGCTGGACACCAACGTTCCGGAGTTCCAGGACATCCGGATACGCCAGGCGATCCAGCACGGTCACAACCGCCAGGCGCACATCGACGCGGCGACGGCCGGGACGGCCACGCCCTCGTGCTCGATGGCGGTTCCTTCGGGCATCGCGTGGGACTCGGACTACTGCCCGTATCCCTACGACCCGGAGCGGGCGGTCGCGCTGCTCGCTGAGGCCGGTTACGGCCCGGGCGAGTTGGTGCTGGACTTCCCGTTCGCCAACGTTGCGTGGCACACCGTGATGGCACAGGTCTTCCAGGCCGAAATGGCCGAGATCGGGGTGACGATCGAGTTGCGTAGCCTGGATCTTGCGACGTGGCTGGACCAGGTCAACACGCAGGGCCAGTACCAGGTGTTCCAGATCACCAGCGGCGCACCGCTGACGAACTATCGCTGCGACCGGAACCGGCAGCCCTTCGGCCGTGGGAACCAGGCGTTCTGCGACGAAGAGATGGACGCGATGATCGACGCCATCGAGGTCATTGCCGATTACGACGAGTATGTCGCGGCACAGCGCGCGCTCCACGATTACGTGGCCGACGAGGGATGGATCTTCGCGACCAAGAAGCCGAACGTTCCGGTGCTGTACCGGTCGGATCTGGCCGGGATCAAGCAGCACCGCCTACCGGACATCCACATTTACGCGGGTGACCTGCATTGGGCTGACTCCTAA
- a CDS encoding MBL fold metallo-hydrolase, which translates to MSRLYVIGAGTPTPTPQRFGTAYVVDTGSDLVMFDCGPAATHKLVKAGLWPTRIDHLFFTHHHFDHDADYPCFLLCRWDQSIGREGMLKVRGPTLTASLTEGLIGEDGVFAHDWKARVGTPVSQRVFVNRGGVLPRPAPVVDAADIGPGSVIEGPDWLVRSAEAVHVQPFLDSLAYRIETPTASIVVTGDTEPCGSVIDLARGATALVSMCWDHQETMQECGEVPGQTGTTGAAMMAREAEVEKLILVHRGPGLEGAESEARARSDVKAIFDGEVILADELDVIDI; encoded by the coding sequence GTGAGCAGGCTCTATGTCATCGGTGCCGGGACTCCGACACCGACGCCGCAGCGTTTCGGCACGGCCTATGTGGTCGATACCGGGTCTGACCTGGTCATGTTCGATTGCGGTCCGGCCGCCACCCACAAGCTGGTGAAGGCCGGTCTGTGGCCGACCCGCATCGACCATCTCTTCTTCACGCACCATCATTTCGACCACGACGCCGACTACCCCTGTTTCCTGCTTTGCAGGTGGGATCAGAGCATCGGCCGAGAGGGCATGCTCAAGGTACGGGGACCGACGCTCACGGCAAGCCTCACGGAGGGCCTGATCGGCGAGGACGGGGTCTTCGCCCACGATTGGAAGGCCCGGGTCGGGACGCCGGTGAGCCAACGGGTCTTCGTGAACCGTGGGGGTGTCCTGCCGCGCCCGGCTCCCGTGGTGGACGCCGCCGATATCGGCCCCGGTTCCGTGATCGAGGGTCCCGACTGGCTGGTTCGGTCCGCAGAAGCCGTCCACGTGCAGCCGTTCCTCGACTCTCTCGCATACCGGATCGAGACGCCTACGGCCAGCATCGTCGTGACAGGGGATACGGAGCCGTGCGGCTCGGTGATCGACCTCGCCCGGGGGGCGACCGCCCTGGTCAGCATGTGCTGGGACCACCAGGAGACAATGCAGGAGTGCGGTGAGGTTCCGGGCCAGACCGGGACCACGGGTGCGGCGATGATGGCCCGTGAGGCGGAAGTTGAGAAGCTGATCCTGGTCCATCGCGGACCCGGGCTGGAAGGTGCGGAGTCGGAGGCGCGGGCCAGGTCTGACGTTAAGGCCATCTTCGACGGCGAGGTGATCCTGGCCGATGAGTTGGATGTGATCGACATCTGA
- a CDS encoding cupin domain-containing protein: MGEYQVRDLSALADEALAALEEGGRPGFPLIEGRVLAVQVTPERGTSSDIAIGVAALPSGFSTPDHTHRAEEIATVLRGSGSITIEGTTIDVTPGSVVVTPPYAHHVTTAGPDGPMVVFWMYAPAGSEQRWLAQDRD; this comes from the coding sequence ATGGGTGAGTATCAAGTACGGGACCTCTCCGCCTTGGCAGACGAGGCGCTCGCGGCTCTGGAAGAAGGCGGTCGTCCCGGATTCCCTCTGATCGAAGGAAGGGTGCTGGCGGTCCAGGTCACACCGGAACGCGGAACGTCGTCCGACATCGCCATCGGTGTGGCGGCCCTGCCAAGCGGGTTCTCCACGCCCGACCACACCCACCGCGCCGAGGAGATCGCCACGGTGCTCAGGGGCAGCGGTTCCATCACCATCGAAGGCACGACCATCGACGTGACGCCCGGGTCGGTGGTAGTGACACCTCCATACGCCCACCATGTGACCACCGCCGGTCCCGATGGGCCGATGGTGGTCTTCTGGATGTACGCGCCCGCCGGCAGCGAGCAGCGCTGGCTGGCGCAGGACAGGGATTGA